TGATCGCCGCCGCGCTTGAGCAGGCGGGCACGACCGATGTCACGACGGTGGCGCGTGCGCTTGAGAATCGCCGGATTCGCGAAGCCCCGGCCGACGCCTGGATGCGTGCCAACGACCATCAGATGATCGAGCCGCTGTACGTCTCGGTCATGCGTCGCGCGGGCGAGCCGGGCGTGAAGTTCGATAACGAAGGATCGGGCTTCGGTTTCAAGACGGTGATGGAGTTGCCCGCGAGCAAGGTGGCGCTGCCCAGCACTTGCCGGATGGCTCGCCAGCGCTGATTCGGCGAGGGGGGAGGCCGGCCGGGGCCGATGGCGTCTCGATTTGTTGCGATTTTCCGGATAATTGATGGAAATTTCCCTGATTATTCCGGGAAGATCGCGATTTTCGACGTCCGAATCCATCGGTTAGGCCCGCCCAGCGCGGCGAAGCGTGGAAAAATGTGGCATCTGGATAGCAACTCCCGTATAATCGCGCACTTGCAGTTTTGTTTATGTGCGGCAACGCCGCGCATGTTTTTGTAAGTTCACGGCACGGCCTTTCTTCCGTGACCGCATGTCTCCAAAGGAAATGAAATGACTGTTGAAACCACCAAGAAGTCGGACGTCGTGGCGCAATTCGCCCGCGCCGCCAACGACACCGGATCGCCCGAAGTGCAAGTTGCGCTGCTGACCACGCGCATCAACGAACTGACGCCGCACTTCAAGGCACACATGAAGGATCACCACAGCCGCCGCGGTCTGCTGCGCATGGTGAGCCGTCGCCGCAAGCTGCTCGATTACCTCAAGGGCAAGGATGCGGACCGCTACCGCGCCCTGATCGAGAAGCTGGGTCTGCGTAAGTAAGCGATTACGATTACGACGAGATGCCTGTATCAGCGTGCTGATGCAGGCATTTTGTTTTTGGGCATTGCCCGATGGATGTCATGAGGACATCTTCGGGTCTTCAAAAACCTGGCCATCGCGCCGGGTTCCCGGTTTACGGGGCCTCGTCGGCAAGCAGGGCTTGTGTCATTCCAGGGTCGCCTCTGACACGCACGGCAACGCGCCGAGCAACGCTGGAATGGCATAACACTCCCCCCTGTAAGGCGTCGGG
This window of the Pandoraea fibrosis genome carries:
- the rpsO gene encoding 30S ribosomal protein S15 yields the protein MTVETTKKSDVVAQFARAANDTGSPEVQVALLTTRINELTPHFKAHMKDHHSRRGLLRMVSRRRKLLDYLKGKDADRYRALIEKLGLRK